A portion of the Gossypium arboreum isolate Shixiya-1 chromosome 8, ASM2569848v2, whole genome shotgun sequence genome contains these proteins:
- the LOC108468510 gene encoding cation/H(+) antiporter 11-like: protein MVEAPSPLPHQNDTYEFCIILPPRINSAGIWENLAYPSTMLTYSLPLLEMQIVVIFVSSHLIFAILKPLGITLFASQIIAGLILGPPIMGKLNAFRNIFYRRELGVEMIDAVSVFGFTLFIFLTGVKMDVKMAFNSTKKSVVIGIISLLSPIVVGIVLHKNFNEHKRMNDVIKTERIVGTLIESTTSFSVIACVLTELKIINSELGRLALSSASVGDLSTLFLVHIISLSHDWATSPLLALQRVLVAFLFITVLFFVFRPMMFWIIKKTPEGEPIEEVYIVAILMVAIGCAIFTHWTQQAPLIGAFLFGLAVPDGPPLGSTLINKFECFVNGIFLAVYITASAMRVNPRKMVSNPPRVKFSIISFFLTFLAKFISCFIASFVSFMPFRDSLAFGLIMSSKGVVELAFFSTFRDNWVISEATFSVAVFAILVNATVIPLLVRFLYDPVSRKYAGYAGYQRRNLMHLKPDAELRVLACIHWPENVSAMIDLLDLTCPMKESPNVIYALHLIELMARDSPVFIAHHKHEINTTVGGSFEDILAFYQYEQNNWGLVTVNAFTAISPPKLMHEDICTMALDKQTSFIILPFHRKWSVNGSVEAENNVVRNVNCSVLDQSPCSVGILIDRGGRRIPMKSSSYSVGILFLGGKDDREALTLAKRMARDPRVKLTVIRLIAYQDRRDVLDWDTIMDIEILKDVKQNNGVLGNGCDMMYVEQVSDSGSQTAKIIRTVADDYDLIIVGRRYGVESIQSMGLSEWSEFPELGIVGDLFASTDIDSRVSVLVVQQQHYIAESRH from the exons ATGGTCGAAGCACCATCACCGCTTCCCCACCAAAATGACACATATGAGTTTTGCATCATTTTACCTCCCAGAATAAATTCAGCCGGTATCTGGGAAAATCTGGCTTACCCGTCGACGATGTTGACATACTCATTGCCACTTCTAGAGATGCAGATCGTCGTGATATTCGTCTCCTCTCATCTCATTTTTGCCATCCTCAAGCCTCTTGGAATCACCTTATTCGCCTCTCAAATTATT gcCGGGCTTATCTTGGGACCTCCAATAATGGGGAAACTAAACGCATTCAGGAACATATTTTATCGTCGAGAGTTAGGTGTAGAAATGATCGACGCTGTATCAGTATTCGGTTTCACATTATTTATATTCCTAACGGGAGTGAAAATGGATGTGAAGATGGCATTTAACTCAACAAAGAAATCCGTAGTGATTGGAATCATATCCCTTTTATCTCCCATCGTGGTCGGAATAGTGCTTCACAAGAACTTCAACGAACATAAACGAATGAATGATGTAATAAAAACCGAACGAATAGTCGGAACATTGATCGAATCAACAACATCGTTTTCGGTCATCGCCTGCGTTCTCACCGAGCTCAAGATCATAAATTCTGAACTCGGACGACTCGCTCTATCGTCGGCCTCCGTAGGTGACTTGAGCACCTTGTTTCTAGTTCACATAATTTCATTATCACACGATTGGGCCACGTCACCATTGTTGGCTCTACAACGCGTACTTGTGGCTTTTCTTTTCATAACAGTCCTTTTCTTCGTGTTTCGCCCAATGATGTTTTGGATCATTAAAAAAACACCAGAAGGAGAACCAATTGAAGAAGTGTACATCGTGGCCATCCTGATGGTTGCTATAGGATGTGCTATATTTACACATTGGACCCAGCAAGCACCTTTAATCGGTGCTTTTCTCTTCGGCTTAGCCGTGCCTGACGGTCCGCCACTAGGGTCGACGTTGATAAACAAGTTCGAATGCTTTGTCAATGGCATCTTTCTTGCTGTCTACATAACAGCATCGGCAATGAGGGTTAATCCGAGGAAGATGGTGTCGAATCCACCCAGagtcaaattttctataatttcatttttcttgacATTCCTTGCAAAATTTATATCTTGTTTCATAGCTTCGTTTGTGAGCTTCATGCCCTTTAGGGACTCCTTGGCTTTTGGTCTCATTATGAGCAGCAAAGGGGTCGTGGAGTTAGCTTTTTTTTCTACTTTCAGAGACAATTGG GTTATATCAGAAGCAACTTTTAGCGTGGCGGTCTTTGCCATTCTTGTAAATGCAACTGTAATCCCACTCCTAGTGAGGTTCCTTTACGACCCAGTTTCAAGAAAATATGCAGGATATGCAGGATATCAAAGACGGAACTTAATGCACTTAAAACCCGATGCTGAACTACGGGTTCTTGCATGCATTCATTGGCCTGAAAATGTCTCAGCCATGATCGATTTGCTTGACCTCACATGCCCTATGAAAGAAAGTCCAAATGTTATTTACGCCCTTCACTTGATCGAGTTAATGGCTCGTGATTCACCGGTGTTTATAGCTCACCACAAGCATGAAATTAACACCACCGTCGGCGGTTCCTTTGAGGACATCCTTGCGTTCTATCAATACGAGCAGAACAATTGGGGTTTGGTCACAGTTAATGCTTTCACAGCAATCTCACCGCCGAAGCTCATGCATGAAGATATTTGCACTATGGCTCTTGACAAGCAAACATCTTTCATAATTCTCCCTTTCCATAGGAAATGGTCCGTTAACGGGTCTGTAGAAGCAGAAAACAATGTGGTACGGAACGTGAATTGTAGCGTCTTGGACCAATCACCATGCTCGGTAGGGATCCTCATTGACCGTGGTGGGAGGCGAATACCGATGAAATCGTCGTCCTACTCTGTTGGGATTCTTTTCTTAGGTGGCAAAGACGATAGGGAGGCTTTAACGTTGGCGAAAAGGATGGCTCGAGACCCTCGAGTGAAGCTAACCGTGATCCGTCTCATTGCATATCAAGATCGCAGAGATGTCTTAGACTGGGACACGATAATGGATATTGAGATATTGAAAGATGTTAAGCAAAATAATGGAGTACTTGGTAATGGATGTGACATGATGTATGTAGAACAAGTATCGGATAGCGGATCACAAACTGCGAAGATCATTAGGACGGTTGCCGACGATTATGATTTGATAATCGTCGGTAGACGCTACGGAGTGGAGTCTATACAATCAATGGGTTTATCAGAATGGAGTGAATTCCCTGAGCTAGGGATTGTCGGAGACCTTTTTGCATCTACAGATATAGATAGCAGGGTATCTGTGTTAGTTGTGCAACAACAACATTATATAGCTGAAAGTAGACATTGA